AATGAATATTTACCACCACTTAATAAATGCCTGTCCAATTTATTATatgaatttacttatttttgaccTTGACATGGTTTTAAGGACATGACTGAGTTCTGGGTCCTCATGGTTATTTCATCACTGAGCATCTGAGAGTCGGCTCTATTGTTGGTTTAGTCAATGCTGGCTCAATTTCAGTCCTATTTCCTATGATGTAAGGTAACAACAGAACACAGGGTGTCTTTCTGATATTGGTAAATGTTGCATAGTTATTTTCTGTTATTGTGAATAAAGATGATGGTATTTTCTGCTTCATGATTCCTGGAGGAAATGTAAGGTTGTTTCAATCTTGTGGTGGGTGCCTTGGCTACGAGGGTATCGACGTCCTCTTTGGTGCAGTTCCATTGAACTGACCTGCTCACTAGATGATTTTCTGATGTTCCGAATCAtcacaattcattttcatttacataaCTTCGATGGTGGGAAATAATGTTTTACtaattgatatttcttttttaatgaagtgGTGTCCTTCCCACATGTAAGtcacttccttttcttcttttcggAAATGGGTGTTGGCAATATTTCCATTGAggtgtttgtcttttttaaaatgtataacagCTCTTTATTTATTAGGAAATTCAATTCTTTATCATAATTTCCAAGTCATTAAAGAGCCTGTTAATACAAGAAACCATATTAAACCTGAATACCTGCGCATTTACTAAACACTATAAAGTTCTTAAAAAATAAGCCAAGCACACCAAAAGTGAATTGTCATAAATAcagctgttatttttatttcagtggcATCAAACCTACTGTGTTTAATTAGAATTTGAATTGACATAGAAATCCACATTTCTTTTTACCTCCAATTCCAACAAAAAATAATGGCTCCTTCATGGGTCACTAGTTTTCTGGACTGTCTCATCTGACCAAGTTTTTGAACTAGTAACTTACGTCTTCATTAATGAAACAAACTGACAGCTAAAATCAAGTTGCTTGTgttaccagtctccaaaccctcctTTCATGAACCTTATGCATATTACATTCTTATTCCATGTTGGTTGCATAGAATATTTTAGAAAcagctaaattttaaaaaaagagatgaacTTTAGCTAAATCATACCTAGAATTATCTCTTTCTTTGGGGAGGGTATTCTCTGTATTATCACGTTTTTATACAGGAAATAGGGAGATTTCATTAAAATGAAGTTTATATGACTTTTTTCCTCACATGGTTTGTTTCTAATATTGCTTCTTAGGATGAGACAACCTTCAAAGGCAGCTAGCCTGAGATACGGTGAATTCAGAAGACAGGAAGGGTGTTTCCCTGTGGAATAGGCTGTAAAGTAAGAgatgggaagaaaagggagaaggaaaaggtAGCATAATCATGTTATCTCAGCTCAGAGCAAAGCCAGTGCCAGACTGAGAAAGGAGAGGAGTCTATCAGAGTAGTCATCTCCTCTGTTGTCATTGTCCTGATTAAGAGCACATGACTCATTGCACGTGAGTTCCTGCTGAAGTAGTCGTGTTGATGGGATGCTAGAGATGCCCTCCACTGTGACCTTCAGCCAGGCACCCAGGGGACTGGTCTCAGTGTCCTCCGCCTTCCCTTGcagtgctcctcctcctcttcctcatccggCAGCTGCAAAAGCAATCTGGAAACTTGGGATTGGACATTGTGTGTCTCTTACCCTAAGATGCAGCCTAAAACGAACTGcaccttttttcttctcttttttcaagTGGCTGCATATATCATCTTTCCTCTAATTCCtgtgttttggggaaaaaaatccacatgCAATACTGCACATTAATGACAGTGATTTAATCATAGAGCTAAAACTTGAGACCACCTTATTAAAATATGTGTCGAtacctgagatttcaggaagcaCATTCTCTGTTCCTGAACGTGGCTCCTATTTTGATGCTGCCTCTAGCTACACATCACCTCTGTGGATGGGAAATTGAAGACCTTGATGACCAGGGGAGTCTCGGTGGCTGTTCTCAGGTGGACATTTTCAGAAGGCTCATAACAGAATCCAACTGGCACTTCAGTGTCCTATCACAGCACTGATGCTGAGAGGTCACCTCTTGTGATGGTAGATGGCACATATTCCAAATTCTGATATCCTGGGTTCAAATGTTCCGGGATGTCTTTGTACAGATCCCTGAGAGGGGCAGTGGTGAGGCACACTGTTAGACCCGGAGAGGGTTCAATACCAACGTTTCTGATAAATGCCCAGGTGATGCCACTACGGCTGTGGGCCAAGGAGTGGTCTGTATTACTGTGGTGTCACCCAGGCTTTACACAGGATTCCTTAGCACCATGAAACCCAGAAACCAAAGAACCATTTCAGAATTCCTTCTCCTTTGACTGACAGAGGACCCAGCActgcagctcctcctcctcttcagcctgttcctgtccatgtacctggtcaccaTCCTGGgaaacctgctcatcatcctggctgtCAACTCTGACTCCCACCCCCATGGCTCCATATATTTTCTTCACTGACATCAGCTTAATCGTGGCATGTTTCCAAAGATCATTGTAAAAATTGAAATACAGGATGAGAATATCACATATGCAAAAACTGTCTCCCAGGCCTGCTTAGTCTTGATCATGGGTGGTTTAGGAAATTGTCTCTTTGCAGTGATGACCTGGGACCACTATGTGGCCATTTGTCAGGCAGGAGATAGAGGATCCTCAAGAACCCTGCCCGTGTGCCCCActagctctgctctctctgtCCCTTGTCACTGTGGATGCCCTCCTCCACACTCTGGTGGTGCAGTGGCTGTCCTGCCTAGACATGGAGATCCCCTGCTTCCACTGTGAACTTGCTCAGGTGATTAAACTCATCTGTTCCGAGATACTTCTCTCTTTGCCCCTGGGATCATTTCTCAAAAACTTGAATTGTCTGCTCTTTTTTGAGAATGCCATAAACTGGCAGAAAGTGCAAATCCCTTTCCCCTGTGGGTCTCACCTGTCTGTTGTCTCCTTGTTCTATGGGACAGGTTTATGGGACCTGAGGTACTGGGACATGAAGGAAGCCCTGAAGAAAGTAATCagtaagatgattttttttggtgattgTCATAATATATAAAGCAGGTGTCTAGAATGCATCCAGATGTCCATTTAGGGCTGtcctttttaatgtgtttttatgaGAAAACATACTTCTGgaaatataatttacttttgaAGCAGGTGTTTGGTGTAAAAGAAAGAGGGCAGCACGATCAAGGGGAAACCAGCAGTATTGAGGTTCATCAGCTTCCCACAATCAATACATGGGCacactaaccaaaaaaaaaattctcaaagaataaatacaaatggccaacaaatgtgTGAAAAAAAGTCCAGCTCCTTAGCagtaagaaaatgcaaatgaacacTGAACTGAAATTTCAGCTCACTCCAGTTCAAATGGCAATGATCTagaatacaaataattaaaaatgctcATGAGGATTTATAATAAGAGGAGCACAAATGCATTTTTGGTGGGACTTTACATTAGTACAATCAAGATGGAAagaaagggctgggtttgtggctcagtggtagagtgctcacatagcacatgtgaggcgctgggttcaatcctcagcaccacataggaataaataagtaaaataaagatattttgtccaactacaactaaaaactatttttaaaaaagatggaaaaaatatgaaaattcctCAAAACACCAGAAATCTATTATTGGTTAAAAATAAGAGTCTCAATGGAAATATCATAGAAAATTTCTTTCACAAACAGGGAAAATAAAtgacacataatattttaaaccacTATGAATCTCATAAGATAAATGGGAATTAATTAAATGCCATTATATACCCATTAGATTGTCAGGCCAAAGGCTATGTTCCGGGGATGATGTGGAACCCAGGAATGTCTAATGGTAAGGCACATTGATTTCACCACTTAGGAAAACTCTTTGGAAGTTCCCCAAACTGAGAAGCTACTTTGTGATATTCAATAATTATACTCAAAGTGTAAAACTGTTTTGAATTCCTTCAGAGCACATGGAGGAGAACACTAAAATAGGTTTATTATAATAGCATAAAAATTGACTTTGATGACTTTCTGTCATCAACGTCAGAAAGTCTCCTTATTGTTAAGCCCACCACACATCATGTAAAATTACAGAGATTGGCCCTAACAAATAACTGCTAAATGAAATGATTGATTTTTGATCAAGGATGAAAATGACAAGATGTAGAATTTATCCACTAAGTCTGACTTTTAACAAGGCCAAATGGAAGAACATTTGTGGCATAATTACTGTCATCGATGAATTTCTGAAATGTCACCACCAATGTCAAACCAGCAATGTCATCTAATTACTCCAATTTTACAGATATTGATACTGAGTGTGGCAGATGGTTGGGGAGGATGTGGCTTGGCCGTGAGGGTTCAGTATTTATTCATAGGACACGGGCGCCCACAATGTACCTCCATCTAGAATGCAATTCTAGAGGCTCTACTCACATGATCTGGTAGAAGTTTTGTCTAAATATGACCACAACTCTTTAAATACtttctttgtgttctttctcTAATTTTCCTTCTTAGAGATTACCACAGAAGAACTGACAAAACAGAATCTCTGCTCTAGGATTAGATCATGTGGCACCCGACCAAAGAAATTATGCTTGGAGAATTGAAGTTTTATCAGCAGGACAAAGCATAAGTACGAGTCAAGTAAAATGCAGCTGGTCATTGTGTTcgtcattgtatttattttatattttatttttgcattgctgGGCTCCAACCAAGGGTCTCACACAGGCTCAGCAACTGCTCCAACACTGGGCCACATACCCACCCTGTTTAGGCATTTACAAAAAGGTCGGGGTAGGAAAGTCAGGAGTTCCGCTCACCAGGAATCTGGTAGCTCTGGTTTACTCCAGTGCAAAACAAATGATCCATCACCGAAGAGAAGTGACCCCACCCAGGAGCTTCCTCAAGGCCCCCTTCatgtccctgttcctcaggctgtagatgaaggggttcagcatctGAGGGACCACAGAGTACATCACTGAGGCCACTGCAGCTCTTCTCTGTGAGTCAGTCACTGCAGAGCTAATGTACACCCCAAAAATTGTCCCGTAGAACAAGCAGACCACAGACAGGTGAGAGCCACAGGTGGAAAAGGCTTTATACACTCCTCCTGGTGACGGCATCCTCAAGACAGAGGACACAATGTGAAGGTAAGAGAAAATGATTCCAGAGAGGGGAAGCCCAGCAAATATCCCAGCTGTGACATATATCAGGAGGTTATTGATGAGGGTGTCAGAACAGGCCAGTGTGATGACCTGATCAAGTTCACAGAAGAAGTGGGGGATGTCCAggtctgtgcagaaggacagcctcagcagcaTCAGACTGTGCAGCAGGGCGTCCACAGTGCTGATGGAAAAGGAGACCAGAACCAGCAGGACACACCGGCGGGGGTTCATGATGGCCGTGTACCTGAGGGGATGGCAGATGGCGGCGTAACGGTCATAAGCCATTGCTGCCAGGAGAAAGTTCTCCGATCCAGCAAAAATCAGGACAAAGCAGACCTGGCTGAGGCAGCCTGCGTAACTGATGGTCTTGCTCTTTCTCtggatgttcaccagcatctGGGGGATCGTGGTGGTGCTGATGAAGATGTCGgccaaggacaggttggagaggaagaagtacgtgggggtgtggaggtgggggtcagagctgacggccaggatgatgagcaggttccccaggatggtgaccaggtacatggacaggaacaAGCTGAAGATgaggggctgcagggctgggtcATCTGTCAGTCCCAGGAGAAGGAATTCTGAGGAAACGGACATGTTTCTGGCTTTCATGTTGTTGAATAATCTGATGGATAAGATACAGTTAAAAAATCATAACATGAATGGACGGTGGCAGCAGCATTAGTTGGGAAGgagttaaaaatgtaaagattaaGCCCCCCTCCAGAGTTATGGGTGATAAATTCTGAGGATGGGGACCAGCCCTCCAGGTGGTTTTGACATAAGCTGAACTTTGAGAACCagttcattaaaaacaaacactttaTACCTGTATCATGAGCTCTCACGAGTATCCAAATAGTTCCCCCTTCTCCTTTCCCATTTGCTCCTTTCTGCTCAGCCTTCCTTTCCCCTGGAATCCCTTTATACAAGCCACTCTGGATGAGAACCAATTTTTTCTCATGAATGTGCTCAGTgttgagaataaagaaaagggcAAGGCTTTCAGACAGAATTGCCCATGCCTTCAAGTAAACAAAAAGACGATAATGACTTCATTAGCTCCGTCTACTTGATCTGTGGGTTCACAAAGTCTGGAGTCTCTCAAAATCATCTGAAGACCTTGCCAAATCTACCCGTGAATACTCCTTGGATGTGCGACACCCATGAGTGCTTGCAAGGACTGGGACAAACTCAGAAAGTCTCCCTGAGGAGCTAGATCTTGACCAGGCTCTGCCAATGACTCTGGGTGGCAAGAAGCAGCATTCCTGATGATCATTGCAACCTCACAATTTACCTTTGTCCTTTTAACATCTACTTCCTGAGCAAAGCATAAAGACATCCCTTGCCTTCGAGGGTTTTTGACTTCTCCCCGATGAGATGAAATTAGTGGGTGGCATGGATCCAGGTGGGCACAAGGAAATGTTGCCTCTAGGCCTGGAGCTCAGAAGACTGACCCATGGAGAGGCAAGTCATCTCCTTTAGCATTAATTCTAAGAGGAGCTGGGGAACTCCGTCCATGGGATTCTGTGTCATCCCAAGGGAATTCTTCCCTGAAGGTAATAGGaacataggatttttaaaatagagcaaCTAAGTGAGAGaaagactgatgtgcacaaaCTACTGtcaatggaaacaaaaaaatgattCTCTGTTCTTCAGAAAACAGAGACCTCATAACAGAATTATCACGTTTATGAGATACATATGATTAGGTTGCTACCAGGAGTGTCCCTCTTGACTAGTGGTCTCTCTACAGGGTGAAACAAGGTTGTCAATGACAGAGATTTTGATTAGACGTAATATGGGCTCATACATTCTAATCTGTGCGCCAGAACACACTTTTTGTAGGGGAAACATCTTCACTGTATGAGAAGCCCTGGTGTTCTCCATGTTCAATGGGAACTGCATGATGGCCGTGCTAATTCGCTGGATCGTGCTAATTATTTTTCAGTACAGGTGTATATGGGGTCCCCACAttgtatatttgaatatatgtttttattaaattatgcTTCAATAAGCTGAAAAAATTGGGGAATGATGAGAAATGAACGTAACAAAAGCTGTCAGCACGGTGTACAGCGTGTGGGACCCTAATACGGTTGTTTCCTATTGGCCTATTTTTTCTGTCATGAGTATTTATACTTGGCACCTCTCACTCCTCATAAAAAACAGTGAGTAGGGACAGATGAGGAAAAAAGTAAGAGCACATGATTAATATGATAAATGCACATCTCAGGGAAGCATTTATTTGCGGAACTGCCCTCTGGGAATGCTGGTCATGGAGAAAAGTGAGTAAAGAAACATCAATAATTCACATGTACTTTTGGAGTAAGGATGTCAGGCTTCACTGATCTCTGAGAAGTACTAGCTTAGGAAAACTGAAACATCACTGAAAACTTTCACCTGATTGAGACACAGGTACACTCGGCTCTCAAAGTCTCCAGTTTGCTGGCCTCATAGGTCCTATCCACCAAGGGACAGCATCCAGACAGCACCCACACTCTGGGTCAGAGGGCTTGCTTCCAAAACCTTAGGACTCATGACCACTATTTTACTGAGACattattttcagtaatttcttGAAGATTAAATCTCTATGAGTTCAGGTGACAGGttgcacaatattttttttccaaaacagagGAATAAGAGGAAAGATAAATATGCAGAGAATTGAAAATCTGAAGAAATAGCCATATTTGTAAATGCCTCACAGACCAACTCTTAGGAGGTGGAACACAGAGTCTCCCAGGACAGGAGTCCAGGCAGCTGACGCAGCTGGGAGacgccgcagtctggctgggcacaaaatcaggagcTTGGCAATGACTCTCAGCAGGGAGAGTTCAAGGTGGAAGAAGACTGCCCAACACTTAGACCTCGACACAAAACAGGCCTCCAGCAGGACGTGCCTCGACACCTCCACAATCTTCACCTCCAGGAACTTGAAATATCTCATCAG
This is a stretch of genomic DNA from Ictidomys tridecemlineatus isolate mIctTri1 chromosome 2, mIctTri1.hap1, whole genome shotgun sequence. It encodes these proteins:
- the LOC144370718 gene encoding olfactory receptor 7G2-like codes for the protein MKARNMSVSSEFLLLGLTDDPALQPLIFSLFLSMYLVTILGNLLIILAVSSDPHLHTPTYFFLSNLSLADIFISTTTIPQMLVNIQRKSKTISYAGCLSQVCFVLIFAGSENFLLAAMAYDRYAAICHPLRYTAIMNPRRCVLLVLVSFSISTVDALLHSLMLLRLSFCTDLDIPHFFCELDQVITLACSDTLINNLLIYVTAGIFAGLPLSGIIFSYLHIVSSVLRMPSPGGVYKAFSTCGSHLSVVCLFYGTIFGVYISSAVTDSQRRAAVASVMYSVVPQMLNPFIYSLRNRDMKGALRKLLGKKLCFSNGNHGFNPKT